One genomic segment of Rhinolophus sinicus isolate RSC01 linkage group LG11, ASM3656204v1, whole genome shotgun sequence includes these proteins:
- the LG11H19orf18 gene encoding uncharacterized protein C19orf18 homolog, with translation MDQVRSSFSFLFLFFMECPLCLCLPYAGEFKPTWTKSRLNGLCELLFFPFLALILHRPALVQVVTIACIALSIALICGITFSYMIYRLVQAEERQQLALLCKNVRIPLLGDEEEGSEDGHQDESSYLLPENEKELEKFIHSGDDGLRSLQLTMATGPGAELRPPQLRLKGQLEAEWHPPQLRLKGQLDLEKVLEVHTLPQ, from the exons ATGGATCAGGTTCGAAGTTctttcagctttttgtttttgttttttatggaatGTCCACTTTGTTTATGCTTGCCTTATGCAGGTGAGTTCAAACCCACTTGGACAAAAAGCAGACTTAATGG TCTGTGCgaacttcttttctttccatttttagcaCTGATTCTGCATAGACCTGCTCTTGTTCAAGTCGTTACAATTGCATGTATAGCCTTAAGCATTGCCCTGATTTGTGGGATCACTTTTTCCTATATGATATA TCGATTGGTACAGGCTGAGGAAAGACAACAACTTGCATTGCTTTGTAAAAATGTCAGGATACCATTATTAGGAGATGAAGAGGAGGGCTCCGAGGATGGGCACCAAGACGAGTCCTCTTACCTACTTCCAGAGAATGAGAAGGAACTGGAAAAGTTTATTCACTCAG gggatgatgggctgcgctccctgcaactaacaatggcgactggacctggagctgagctgcgccctccacaactaagactgaaaggacaacttgaagctgaatggcaccctccacaactaagattgaaaggacaacttgacttggaaaaagtcctggaagtacacactcttcctcaataa